From the Ruminiclostridium josui JCM 17888 genome, one window contains:
- the greA gene encoding transcription elongation factor GreA yields the protein MSAKEVVLTYEGLKKLEEELEFLRGTKRKEVAERIKQALSFGDISENSEYDEAKNEQAQVEGRIVQLESMLKHARIIDEDEVNTDVVSLGSKVKIYDIEFDEELEYLIVGSTEANPLKSKISNESPVGAALIGHSKGETVEVQVPDGVLKFKILEISK from the coding sequence ATGTCAGCAAAAGAAGTCGTTTTAACCTACGAAGGCTTAAAGAAACTGGAAGAAGAACTAGAATTTTTAAGAGGAACTAAAAGAAAAGAAGTAGCAGAAAGAATAAAGCAGGCTCTTTCATTTGGTGATATTTCTGAAAATTCTGAATACGATGAAGCAAAAAACGAACAGGCACAAGTAGAAGGCAGGATTGTACAACTTGAATCCATGCTAAAACATGCCAGAATAATAGATGAAGATGAAGTAAACACAGATGTTGTAAGCCTTGGATCAAAGGTAAAGATTTATGATATTGAGTTTGATGAAGAACTAGAATACTTGATTGTTGGTTCTACAGAAGCCAATCCATTAAAATCAAAGATTTCAAATGAATCTCCTGTAGGGGCAGCGTTAATTGGGCACTCAAAAGGTGAAACGGTTGAAGTACAAGTTCCTGATGGAGTATTAAAATTTAAGATATTAGAGATATCTAAGTAA
- the lysS gene encoding lysine--tRNA ligase yields the protein MSEENIRENQQSEEDLSEILRVRRAKLKDLQDKNCDPFKIVKYDVTNSTKNIIDNFEAQEGQTASIAGRLMSKRGMGKAGFCDLQDRYGKIQLYVRKDEVGDEAYEMFKKYDIGDIVGVKGEIFRTHKGEISIKVKEITLLSKSLLPLPEKWHGLKDTDLRYRQRYVDLIVNPEVKNTFILRSKIIKSIRKFLDNRGFLEVDTPLLNTIPGGAAARPFITHHNTLDIDMYLRIAPELYLKRLIVGGMEKVYEMGRMFRNEGMSVKHNPEFTMMEVYEAYNDYKGMMELTESLVSTVAMETLGTTKIQYQGQEIDLTPPWNRMTMIEAVKKYSGIDFDTIKTDEEAKAAAESKKVHVKDGMVRGEILNLLFEEFVEDNLVQPTFIYDYPVEISPLTKRKPDCPELTERFEFFITGREMGNAYSELNDPIDQKERFISQVKKRDSGDEEANMMDDDYITALEYGMPPTGGLGIGVDRLIILLTDSASIRDILLFPTMKPKD from the coding sequence ATGTCAGAAGAGAATATACGGGAGAATCAACAAAGTGAAGAGGATTTAAGCGAGATACTAAGAGTAAGACGTGCCAAGCTAAAGGATTTACAGGATAAAAACTGTGACCCTTTTAAAATAGTAAAGTACGATGTAACAAACTCAACTAAGAATATTATTGATAATTTCGAAGCGCAAGAAGGTCAGACAGCATCTATTGCCGGAAGGTTAATGTCAAAGCGCGGCATGGGTAAAGCAGGATTCTGCGACCTTCAGGACAGGTATGGAAAAATTCAGCTCTACGTCAGAAAAGACGAAGTTGGAGATGAAGCATATGAAATGTTTAAAAAATATGACATAGGTGATATAGTAGGTGTAAAGGGTGAGATATTCAGGACCCACAAAGGAGAAATATCAATTAAGGTAAAAGAGATTACGCTTTTATCAAAGTCATTGCTTCCATTACCTGAAAAGTGGCATGGTTTAAAAGATACAGATTTAAGATACAGACAAAGGTATGTGGATTTAATCGTAAATCCGGAAGTTAAAAATACATTTATATTAAGAAGTAAAATAATTAAATCAATTAGAAAATTCCTTGATAACAGAGGGTTTCTTGAAGTTGATACACCATTATTGAACACAATTCCAGGTGGAGCTGCGGCAAGACCATTTATTACACACCACAATACATTGGACATAGATATGTATCTGAGAATTGCACCTGAACTCTACCTAAAGAGGCTTATAGTAGGTGGAATGGAAAAAGTATATGAAATGGGAAGAATGTTCAGAAATGAAGGTATGTCTGTAAAGCATAATCCTGAGTTTACAATGATGGAAGTGTATGAGGCATACAATGATTATAAGGGAATGATGGAACTTACAGAAAGCCTTGTGTCTACTGTAGCAATGGAAACATTGGGTACTACTAAGATTCAGTATCAAGGACAGGAAATTGATCTTACTCCGCCTTGGAACAGAATGACTATGATAGAGGCAGTAAAAAAATATTCAGGAATTGATTTCGACACAATAAAAACGGATGAAGAAGCAAAAGCGGCTGCAGAATCCAAAAAGGTTCATGTAAAGGATGGCATGGTTCGCGGGGAAATATTAAATCTTCTGTTTGAAGAATTTGTAGAGGACAATCTGGTTCAACCTACATTTATATATGATTACCCTGTAGAAATATCCCCTCTTACAAAAAGGAAGCCGGATTGTCCTGAATTAACAGAACGTTTTGAATTCTTTATTACAGGAAGAGAAATGGGTAATGCATATTCTGAGTTAAACGACCCTATTGATCAAAAAGAGAGATTTATCAGTCAGGTGAAAAAGAGGGATTCCGGAGACGAAGAAGCAAATATGATGGATGATGATTATATTACGGCATTGGAATATGGAATGCCGCCGACAGGTGGATTAGGTATAGGTGTTGACAGATTGATAATTCTGTTGACAGATTCAGCGTCTATAAGAGACATTCTATTATTCCCTACAATGAAACCAAAAGATTAA
- a CDS encoding STAS domain-containing protein codes for MEHSELSVQKIVDGGKCQIILSGEIDIHTSQNFKNELNEVVKSCNGDLYIDCKELTYIDSTGLGILVGALKEVRKEDNHIYICNLKDNIKKLFLITGLDKLFKIE; via the coding sequence GTGGAACATAGTGAACTTAGTGTTCAAAAAATTGTGGATGGGGGTAAATGCCAAATAATCCTTTCAGGTGAAATTGACATACACACATCACAGAACTTTAAAAACGAGCTGAACGAGGTGGTTAAATCCTGCAATGGCGACCTATATATAGATTGCAAGGAACTTACCTATATAGACAGCACAGGCTTAGGTATACTTGTAGGCGCACTTAAAGAGGTAAGAAAAGAGGACAATCATATATACATTTGTAATTTAAAGGATAATATAAAGAAGTTATTTCTCATTACCGGTTTGGACAAGTTATTTAAAATAGAATAA
- a CDS encoding ATP-binding protein, with amino-acid sequence MNSILNDNVVLVLPAKSEYVSTARLTASSVSTRAGFNIDEIEDIKVAVSEVCNIILSRAEKNISQYRISFDISTDNIKITFTAENGTLDCFEQSIENEYGLYIMKALMDSVELCNENHSIVMTKKIGV; translated from the coding sequence ATGAATAGTATTTTAAATGATAATGTAGTACTCGTTTTGCCAGCAAAAAGCGAATATGTAAGTACGGCAAGACTAACAGCATCAAGTGTCTCAACCAGAGCTGGTTTTAATATTGATGAAATTGAGGATATAAAGGTGGCAGTATCGGAAGTATGTAATATAATACTATCAAGAGCAGAAAAGAATATAAGCCAATATAGAATATCTTTTGATATCAGTACTGACAATATTAAAATAACATTTACAGCAGAAAACGGCACACTAGACTGTTTTGAACAGTCCATAGAAAACGAATACGGATTATACATTATGAAAGCTCTAATGGACTCAGTAGAGCTTTGCAATGAAAATCATTCCATAGTAATGACAAAAAAGATTGGAGTATAG
- a CDS encoding SigB/SigF/SigG family RNA polymerase sigma factor, giving the protein MENKTQNTLNYDETQLFSLYISTGNQDYRNEIVSNYLGLAEYLSKKFLNRGVDFDDIYQVACLALIKAVDRFSPDKGVKFISFATPTILGEIKRFFRDKSTAIKIPRRIYESRQGVNKAREELTQKLSRVPRADEIAEYMGIPVETVLEIIEAGSSAIVKSLDQTINQDNDSELGDTLGYDEKTYEMIDNKDFLEKALTSFNDIEKEFITYRYIKNMTQKQIADILGVSQMYISRMEKKILDKFRTYLK; this is encoded by the coding sequence ATGGAAAACAAAACACAAAATACATTAAACTACGACGAAACACAGTTATTTTCTTTATACATAAGTACAGGGAATCAGGATTATAGAAATGAAATCGTATCAAATTATCTTGGCCTTGCAGAATACTTGTCAAAAAAGTTTTTAAACAGAGGAGTAGACTTTGATGATATATATCAAGTGGCTTGTCTTGCCTTAATAAAGGCTGTAGACAGATTCAGTCCGGATAAGGGAGTAAAGTTTATAAGTTTTGCAACTCCCACAATCCTAGGTGAAATAAAGCGATTTTTCAGAGACAAAAGCACAGCAATAAAGATTCCGAGAAGAATATATGAATCCAGGCAGGGAGTAAACAAGGCAAGAGAGGAACTTACACAAAAGCTGAGTAGAGTACCAAGGGCAGATGAAATAGCAGAATACATGGGGATACCTGTTGAAACAGTACTTGAGATAATAGAAGCTGGAAGCTCCGCAATAGTAAAATCCTTGGATCAGACAATTAATCAGGATAATGATTCTGAATTGGGTGATACTTTGGGGTATGACGAGAAAACATATGAAATGATAGATAATAAAGACTTTCTTGAAAAGGCATTAACATCATTTAATGATATAGAAAAAGAATTTATAACATATAGGTATATTAAGAACATGACTCAGAAACAGATAGCGGATATACTAGGGGTTTCGCAAATGTACATTTCGAGAATGGAAAAGAAAATACTCGATAAATTCAGAACATATCTCAAGTAG
- a CDS encoding ATP-binding protein, with the protein MRAITYIINNPVDISDIVTLILDYITSGHCVDEDVIFEIKVILNELIVNAVLHGNKCNDCKRAYVTFKIIDNYLYVRVMDEGNGFNHAKTAMPNKDLDCVNNLYCDHGRGLVIVRQLCDKIKFNKCGNKVSIIKNLELQQPKNV; encoded by the coding sequence GTGAGAGCTATTACTTATATTATTAACAATCCTGTAGACATATCCGATATTGTTACTCTAATTCTTGATTACATCACATCGGGGCACTGTGTTGACGAAGATGTAATATTTGAAATAAAAGTCATACTCAATGAATTAATTGTAAATGCAGTGCTGCATGGTAATAAGTGCAATGACTGTAAACGGGCATATGTAACTTTTAAAATAATTGACAATTACTTGTATGTGAGAGTAATGGATGAGGGCAACGGTTTTAACCATGCAAAAACGGCTATGCCTAATAAAGATTTGGATTGTGTAAATAATCTGTATTGTGATCATGGCAGGGGATTGGTTATAGTTCGACAACTATGTGATAAAATAAAGTTTAATAAATGCGGGAATAAAGTTTCAATTATTAAAAATCTTGAATTGCAACAACCTAAAAATGTATAA